Proteins encoded in a region of the Clostridium butyricum genome:
- a CDS encoding HAD-IB family phosphatase, with protein MNVYDFDKTIYDGDSTLDFYFFSLKKSPMLIRFLPIQIIGFIKYMFGMYSKLQFKEKFYSFLKGIKDVDSMVELFWNENQDKIKDWYLKSKEESDVIISASPEFLLNTICRRIGIKHLIASEVNKNTGICEGENCYGEEKVLRFKKYFEKGEIKKFYSDSLSDAPISLMASERYIVSGNNILPWDQYSPGKVKKLKNIFFTKEFFTFLIVGGINTINGIVFSYVYSLFLGVNVSFVLGYVTAMTISYILNSTLVFKEDMGVIKYIKFCISYIPNFIIQNIFVLIFYNMLHWNKLIVFALAAIVGVPVTFIIMKFFAFNKKDNHQEIQE; from the coding sequence ATGAATGTTTATGATTTTGATAAAACAATTTATGATGGTGATAGCACTTTAGATTTTTATTTTTTTTCACTTAAGAAAAGTCCAATGCTTATTAGGTTTTTACCAATTCAAATTATAGGATTTATTAAGTATATGTTTGGGATGTATTCAAAGCTTCAATTTAAAGAAAAGTTTTATTCATTTTTGAAAGGAATAAAAGATGTTGATAGTATGGTTGAATTATTTTGGAATGAAAATCAGGATAAAATTAAAGACTGGTATTTAAAGAGCAAAGAAGAGAGTGATGTTATAATTTCAGCATCTCCAGAGTTTTTATTAAATACTATATGCAGAAGAATAGGCATAAAGCATTTAATTGCTTCAGAAGTGAATAAAAATACAGGAATATGCGAAGGTGAAAATTGTTATGGAGAAGAAAAGGTATTAAGATTTAAAAAGTACTTTGAAAAAGGTGAAATAAAAAAATTCTATTCGGATTCTTTAAGTGATGCACCTATTTCATTAATGGCCAGTGAGAGATATATAGTGAGTGGAAATAATATTCTTCCGTGGGATCAGTATAGTCCTGGTAAGGTTAAGAAATTAAAAAATATATTTTTTACAAAAGAGTTTTTTACTTTTCTTATTGTAGGAGGGATAAATACTATAAATGGAATAGTATTTTCATATGTATATTCTTTGTTTTTAGGTGTTAATGTTTCTTTTGTACTTGGATATGTTACTGCAATGACAATTTCATATATTTTAAATAGTACATTAGTTTTTAAGGAAGATATGGGGGTTATTAAATACATTAAATTCTGTATATCATATATTCCTAATTTTATAATACAAAATATTTTTGTATTAATATTCTATAATATGCTTCATTGGAATAAATTAATTGTATTTGCATTAGCTGCAATTGTAGGTGTTCCTGTTACATTTATAATAATGAAATTTTTTGCTTTCAATAAAAAAGATAATCATCAGGAAATACAAGAGTAA
- a CDS encoding NAD-dependent protein deacylase encodes MNNEIEKLTLILKESNNIVFFGGAGVSTESNIPDFRSSNGLWNEKLRINFTPEQLVSHTFFMKYPEEFFRFYKDKLIYPDSKPNAAHIALAKLEEMGKLKAVVTQNIDGLHQAAGSKNVFELHGSVLRNYCMDCNAFYDEKFILASEGIPTCPKCGGKVKPDVVLYEEGLDESTIQGSIAAISQADTLIIGGTSLIVYPAAGLINYFKGKNLILINKSTTSADSKADLVIHEAIGKVLGEAVNSL; translated from the coding sequence ATGAATAATGAAATAGAAAAGTTAACTCTAATCCTAAAAGAAAGTAATAACATTGTTTTCTTTGGTGGTGCAGGCGTATCAACAGAAAGTAACATTCCTGACTTCAGAAGTTCAAATGGTTTATGGAATGAAAAGTTAAGAATAAACTTCACACCAGAACAATTAGTTTCTCATACTTTCTTTATGAAATATCCAGAAGAATTTTTTAGATTTTATAAAGATAAACTTATCTACCCAGATTCAAAACCAAATGCAGCACATATAGCTTTAGCTAAACTTGAAGAGATGGGTAAATTAAAAGCTGTAGTTACACAAAATATTGATGGATTGCATCAAGCTGCCGGTTCTAAAAATGTTTTCGAACTTCATGGATCAGTTTTAAGAAACTATTGCATGGACTGTAATGCTTTCTATGACGAAAAATTCATATTAGCTTCAGAAGGAATACCTACATGTCCAAAGTGTGGCGGAAAAGTTAAGCCTGATGTTGTTCTTTATGAAGAAGGATTAGACGAATCCACTATACAAGGTTCAATTGCAGCTATTTCTCAAGCTGATACTTTAATAATTGGAGGCACTTCTCTTATTGTTTATCCGGCTGCTGGACTTATAAATTATTTTAAAGGCAAGAATCTTATTCTTATAAATAAGAGCACTACATCTGCTGATAGCAAGGCTGATTTAGTTATACATGAGGCTATTGGTAAAGTTTTAGGGGAAGCAGTTAATAGTCTATAA
- the fusA gene encoding elongation factor G, whose product MKDYTINNLRNVGLIGHNGTGKTALAESILYYSKVIDRLGKIEDGTTVMDFDSEEKKRQFSISLSVAPVELDNVKINIVDIPGYADFQGELIQGMRAVDVGMIVVSGVSGVKAGTEKAWEYCNKIKLPRTIFINKLDRENSNFDKVLDELNQKFGISVVPIQYPIGAEDNFKGVINVISEEARIYDMKTKEIKPIDIPEELKEKVHACKIMIMESVAETDEALLEKYFSEGTLSDDEIYKGLIKGCASGDIAPVMCGSALKVIGMDTLIEDIIECFPSPEYAIPQKAVKVDTNEEVFINLAEDKPFSAIVFKTIADPFVGKISFFRVITGEAQDDMTVINTNKDKSEKLSHICFLRGKNQIPTKSIKAGDIGAISKLQYTNTGDTLCSSDFKIIYDKMNFPSVVCSMSVIPKAKGDEDKISQSLAKLKDEDPVFEVSRDIENAETIISGLGETHINIIASKIKSKYGVDIELELPKVPYKETIKGFADVQGKHKKQSGGHGQYGDVVIKFESRDDGEEDLEFVDKVVGGAVPRNFIPAVEKGLRECISHGVLAGCPVIGLRATLHDGSYHSVDSSEMAFKMAASIAYKKGLEQAKPILLEPIMQVEVVIPDAYMGDVMADINKKRGRVIGMEPEGEKQKVIAEVPMAEMRKYATELRSLTQGRGMFRKEFARYEEVPEVEVDKVINSINEARNKN is encoded by the coding sequence ATGAAAGATTATACTATCAACAATTTGAGAAATGTTGGACTTATAGGACATAATGGTACAGGAAAGACTGCTTTAGCAGAAAGTATTTTATATTATTCAAAGGTTATTGACAGATTAGGAAAAATAGAAGATGGTACAACAGTAATGGACTTTGATTCGGAAGAAAAGAAAAGACAGTTTTCTATTTCATTATCAGTAGCACCAGTAGAGTTAGATAATGTAAAGATAAATATAGTTGATATTCCAGGGTATGCAGATTTTCAAGGGGAATTGATACAGGGTATGAGAGCCGTTGATGTAGGTATGATTGTTGTAAGTGGTGTATCAGGTGTAAAAGCTGGTACAGAAAAGGCATGGGAGTATTGCAATAAAATAAAATTACCAAGAACTATATTTATAAATAAATTAGATAGAGAAAATTCGAATTTTGATAAAGTACTTGATGAACTTAATCAGAAATTTGGAATAAGTGTAGTTCCAATTCAGTATCCTATAGGTGCTGAGGATAATTTTAAAGGAGTAATTAATGTTATTTCTGAAGAGGCAAGAATTTATGATATGAAGACTAAAGAAATAAAGCCTATTGATATTCCAGAGGAATTAAAAGAAAAAGTACATGCATGTAAAATAATGATTATGGAGTCTGTTGCGGAAACCGATGAAGCTTTACTTGAAAAATATTTTAGTGAAGGAACATTGAGTGATGATGAAATATATAAAGGTTTAATAAAAGGTTGTGCAAGTGGTGACATTGCACCAGTTATGTGTGGAAGTGCATTAAAAGTTATAGGGATGGATACATTAATTGAGGATATTATTGAATGCTTCCCATCACCAGAATATGCAATACCACAGAAGGCTGTAAAGGTTGATACAAATGAAGAAGTATTTATAAATCTTGCAGAAGATAAGCCATTTTCCGCAATAGTATTCAAAACTATTGCGGATCCATTTGTAGGTAAAATATCGTTTTTTAGAGTAATAACTGGTGAAGCTCAAGATGATATGACTGTTATCAATACAAATAAGGACAAATCTGAAAAGTTATCACATATCTGTTTTTTACGAGGAAAAAATCAAATTCCTACAAAAAGTATAAAAGCAGGAGATATAGGTGCTATATCAAAGCTTCAGTACACCAATACAGGAGATACCTTATGTAGTTCAGATTTTAAAATAATATATGATAAAATGAATTTTCCAAGTGTTGTTTGCTCAATGTCGGTAATACCTAAAGCTAAGGGGGACGAAGATAAGATATCTCAGTCTTTAGCTAAATTGAAAGATGAAGACCCAGTATTTGAGGTTTCTAGGGATATTGAAAATGCAGAGACTATTATTTCTGGATTAGGAGAAACTCACATTAATATAATTGCAAGTAAAATTAAGAGTAAATATGGAGTTGATATAGAGTTAGAACTTCCTAAAGTACCATATAAAGAAACTATAAAAGGCTTTGCTGATGTTCAAGGAAAGCATAAGAAACAGTCTGGTGGGCATGGACAATATGGAGATGTTGTAATTAAATTTGAATCTAGAGATGATGGAGAAGAGGATTTAGAATTTGTAGATAAAGTTGTAGGAGGTGCTGTTCCTAGAAACTTTATTCCAGCAGTAGAAAAAGGTTTAAGAGAATGTATTTCACATGGAGTATTAGCAGGTTGTCCTGTTATAGGCCTTAGAGCAACGCTTCATGATGGTTCATACCATTCAGTTGATTCATCTGAAATGGCATTTAAAATGGCTGCTTCAATAGCTTATAAGAAAGGACTAGAACAGGCTAAACCTATTTTATTAGAACCTATAATGCAAGTTGAGGTAGTAATACCAGATGCGTATATGGGAGATGTAATGGCAGATATAAATAAAAAGAGGGGAAGAGTTATTGGAATGGAACCAGAAGGTGAAAAGCAAAAGGTTATTGCTGAAGTACCTATGGCTGAAATGAGAAAGTATGCTACTGAATTACGATCATTAACTCAAGGTCGTGGTATGTTCAGAAAGGAATTTGCAAGATATGAAGAAGTACCAGAGGTAGAAGTGGACAAAGTTATAAATAGTATAAATGAAGCCAGAAATAAAAATTAA
- a CDS encoding SH3 domain-containing protein, with amino-acid sequence MVFIFLLLIILLLGGGGFFFLKSYDDKYIALQKNNMLLKSQLSKIKEKYDLLDSSTQNCNLEFLTVDNHYGLLPKNTIVRISPSNNSCIVKKIDMGMQVGILEKVNTNDSTWYYVALPLDNNINSRGWVEEPAFSEISNSPIEIS; translated from the coding sequence ATGGTATTCATTTTTTTATTACTTATTATTCTTTTATTAGGAGGCGGGGGCTTTTTTTTCTTAAAAAGCTACGATGATAAGTATATTGCTCTTCAAAAAAACAATATGCTATTAAAATCCCAGCTTTCAAAAATTAAAGAGAAGTACGATTTACTAGATTCATCAACACAAAACTGTAATCTTGAATTTTTAACTGTAGATAATCACTACGGCTTATTACCTAAAAATACTATAGTTAGAATAAGTCCTTCAAATAATTCATGCATTGTAAAAAAAATAGATATGGGTATGCAGGTAGGAATTTTAGAAAAAGTTAATACAAATGATTCTACATGGTATTATGTTGCCCTTCCTCTGGATAATAACATTAATTCAAGAGGCTGGGTAGAAGAACCTGCTTTTTCTGAAATATCTAATTCTCCAATAGAAATTTCTTAA
- a CDS encoding metallophosphoesterase family protein, with protein sequence MSPNFKFAVLGDSRGTKAQSIQINKPVLGKLLHDIKKYHNPDFILFGGDMILGRATLNVDANTSFIFSNLLEWEMFVKKALGVNSLKDYVFPAIGNHDYSNSDNFKESIKAFNKAFYYLPSNSCNEDMLDGYGKTVYYFDYYNSRFIVLNTVFKSSSSGDPEDKQQLIGITPEQLNWLENTLSSSNSTNNFILLHCPIIGTYQDYYSLPFDQQEALFRIFNNYRIAGVYAGHEHSYNRRFITNVFFKADYALNKSIIQITSGGGGAPFEIPGDNRLNIVTGPACIYEYGIIEVFDTLVKSAFYDTNGTCLDSFIYS encoded by the coding sequence ATGAGTCCTAATTTTAAATTCGCTGTATTAGGCGATTCAAGAGGTACAAAAGCTCAATCAATTCAAATAAATAAACCAGTTCTAGGTAAACTTCTGCATGATATAAAAAAGTATCATAATCCCGACTTCATATTGTTTGGTGGAGACATGATTCTGGGTAGAGCTACTTTAAATGTAGATGCAAATACTAGTTTTATTTTTTCTAATCTTTTAGAGTGGGAAATGTTCGTAAAAAAAGCACTAGGTGTTAATAGCCTCAAAGACTATGTATTTCCCGCAATAGGCAATCATGATTATAGTAATTCGGATAATTTTAAAGAAAGTATTAAGGCTTTCAATAAAGCATTTTATTATCTGCCTTCAAATTCATGTAATGAAGATATGCTAGATGGGTATGGCAAAACAGTATATTATTTTGATTATTATAATTCTAGGTTTATTGTACTAAATACTGTATTTAAAAGTTCATCAAGTGGTGATCCTGAAGATAAACAACAGCTTATTGGTATTACTCCAGAGCAATTAAATTGGCTTGAGAATACATTAAGTAGTAGCAATAGTACAAATAACTTTATATTACTTCATTGTCCTATTATTGGGACTTATCAAGATTATTATTCACTTCCTTTTGACCAACAGGAAGCTTTATTTAGAATTTTTAATAACTATAGAATTGCAGGAGTATACGCTGGCCACGAGCACAGCTATAATCGCCGTTTTATCACCAATGTATTTTTTAAAGCTGACTATGCATTAAACAAATCAATAATTCAAATAACAAGCGGTGGTGGTGGTGCTCCCTTTGAAATACCTGGCGATAATAGACTTAACATCGTTACAGGTCCTGCCTGTATCTATGAGTATGGTATTATTGAAGTATTTGATACACTAGTAAAATCAGCATTCTATGATACTAATGGAACATGTTTAGATAGCTTTATTTATTCTTAA
- a CDS encoding UbiA prenyltransferase family protein, with translation MKNYLKLMRVHHYLKNVLIFLPLVFSQNLFNIDLLSKTIFGFFSFSILSSIVYVINDIQDVEKDRRHSTKCKRPIASGAVSIKEAYVLAVFIAIVGIAFNYLACGLNIKAWLFVIMYVGFNFAYSMGFKNMPIMDITILVSGFLFRVLYGSAITSINVSNWLYLTVIAMSFYLGLGKRRNELKTEGSKSRKVLKYYNHDFLDKNMYMCLGLTIVFYSLWCVDPTTIERYPQNNLVWTVPLVMIICMKYSLNVEGESDGDPVSVLLKDKVLIALTLLYIIIVLLIIYV, from the coding sequence ATGAAAAATTATTTGAAATTAATGAGAGTACATCATTATTTAAAAAATGTATTAATTTTTTTACCGCTTGTTTTCAGTCAGAATTTATTTAATATTGATTTATTAAGTAAAACGATATTTGGATTTTTTTCATTCAGTATATTGTCATCTATTGTATATGTAATAAATGATATACAAGATGTTGAGAAGGATAGAAGGCATTCTACTAAATGTAAGAGACCTATAGCAAGTGGAGCAGTGTCAATAAAAGAAGCATATGTATTAGCAGTATTTATTGCAATTGTAGGAATAGCCTTTAATTATCTTGCATGTGGATTAAACATTAAGGCATGGCTTTTTGTAATAATGTATGTAGGTTTCAATTTTGCTTATAGTATGGGATTTAAGAATATGCCTATAATGGATATTACTATTTTAGTATCTGGATTTTTGTTTAGAGTATTATATGGTTCTGCAATTACATCAATAAATGTATCTAATTGGCTTTATTTAACTGTAATTGCAATGTCATTCTATTTAGGTCTTGGCAAAAGAAGAAATGAATTAAAAACTGAAGGAAGCAAAAGCAGAAAAGTATTAAAGTATTATAATCATGATTTTCTAGATAAAAATATGTATATGTGCTTAGGCCTTACCATAGTATTTTATTCGTTATGGTGTGTTGATCCAACAACAATAGAAAGATATCCACAAAATAATCTTGTATGGACAGTTCCATTAGTTATGATTATTTGCATGAAATACAGTTTAAATGTTGAAGGAGAATCTGATGGAGATCCTGTAAGTGTACTTCTTAAGGATAAGGTCTTAATTGCTTTAACGCTACTGTATATTATTATTGTATTGCTAATAATATATGTGTAA
- a CDS encoding glycosyltransferase family 39 protein has product MNSNSLNKQNGSAINTFSIYFTKFVVYSLFILFLIVFSTTFSSVYHNFKDINYVNIILIGIYLILTGCFIYGIRKKISKKKMFYAILISGFILRLTWALVTKSTPISDFKTIYDSATNLLAGDNSSFVGLGYFARFPHMTPYVLLFSLIIKFFGSNALFVMKMINVIFSTGAIALVYLICNKIFKDYKKVLLGTFFISILPSAILYVPVYCSENIAIPFYLASIYLFILVVEKKNNCLLLALSGILLCIGHLFRMVAYIILIAYVMYIFIYNKEKIKIKLRNILLILIPFILLFVVFSNSLIKMNITDRNIWNGSEPNITSAVRGSNLESGGSWNPDDAKFIEDLLHTTDKESVAEACKERIIERYTTTPPLELGKFFVRKIATQWAFGDNAGAYWSQLGIDENNVIFDISGKGFLWYQLVYSILLLFIMKGLFNKTEHIDNKIINLFYIILCGFGAMLLILENQCRYAFIINYIFAILPVTAFKSSNEK; this is encoded by the coding sequence ATGAATAGTAATTCACTAAATAAGCAAAATGGATCTGCCATAAATACATTCAGTATATACTTTACTAAGTTTGTAGTTTACTCATTATTTATACTGTTTCTAATAGTATTTTCTACGACCTTTTCTTCTGTATATCATAATTTCAAAGATATTAATTATGTAAACATCATTTTAATAGGAATCTACTTAATATTAACTGGTTGCTTTATTTATGGAATAAGAAAAAAGATCTCAAAAAAGAAAATGTTTTACGCTATTCTTATTTCAGGATTTATTTTAAGACTTACATGGGCACTTGTAACTAAAAGTACTCCTATTTCTGACTTTAAAACAATATATGATTCTGCTACTAACCTTTTAGCAGGAGATAATAGCTCTTTTGTGGGACTTGGATACTTTGCAAGATTTCCTCATATGACACCATATGTTTTATTATTTTCACTTATTATAAAATTCTTTGGAAGCAATGCACTTTTTGTTATGAAAATGATAAATGTAATATTTTCTACAGGAGCAATTGCTTTAGTATATCTTATATGTAATAAAATATTTAAAGACTACAAAAAAGTATTACTTGGAACATTCTTTATTTCTATACTTCCGTCTGCAATTTTATACGTTCCTGTATATTGCTCTGAAAATATAGCTATTCCATTTTATTTAGCAAGTATATACCTATTCATATTAGTTGTTGAGAAAAAAAACAACTGCTTACTACTTGCTTTAAGTGGAATTCTTTTATGCATAGGACACTTATTTAGAATGGTAGCATATATAATTTTAATTGCTTATGTAATGTATATATTTATATATAACAAAGAGAAAATTAAAATCAAACTTAGAAACATCCTTTTAATCTTGATTCCTTTCATACTTCTTTTTGTAGTATTTTCAAATAGTCTTATAAAAATGAATATTACAGACAGGAATATTTGGAATGGAAGTGAGCCTAACATCACCTCTGCCGTAAGAGGAAGTAATCTAGAAAGTGGTGGAAGCTGGAATCCTGATGATGCTAAATTCATTGAAGACCTTCTTCATACTACTGATAAGGAATCAGTTGCTGAAGCATGTAAAGAACGAATTATTGAAAGATATACAACTACACCTCCATTAGAACTTGGAAAATTCTTTGTAAGAAAAATCGCTACTCAATGGGCATTTGGAGATAATGCTGGTGCTTACTGGTCTCAGCTTGGCATTGATGAAAATAATGTTATTTTTGATATTTCAGGAAAAGGATTTTTATGGTATCAGCTTGTTTATTCAATACTTCTATTATTTATAATGAAAGGATTGTTTAATAAAACTGAACATATTGATAATAAAATAATAAATCTATTTTATATAATCTTATGTGGATTTGGAGCAATGCTTCTTATACTAGAAAACCAATGCAGATATGCATTTATAATTAATTATATATTTGCAATTCTTCCTGTTACAGCTTTTAAATCGTCAAATGAAAAATAA
- a CDS encoding helix-turn-helix transcriptional regulator has protein sequence MKIDRLFSIVQMLVNRKSVTAKELADYFNVSVRTIYRDIEILSANGIPIYATQGKGGGISILENYSIDKTIVSDDEQNKIIMALQSVNATGQIDVNDSLIKLKNIFRKNDTDWIEIDFSGWEQSEEEKNNFALLKESIMNLKCVRFSYYNNKGEVSKRVVQPYKLIFKGNKWYVYGFCTNKNDFRFFKLTRIEGLELLDDTFKRRINIPIKCGYDVEHSECVKIKLKINIASASRVYDEFRKGIIKIDGDYLIVEYDMPKKPWIYSYLLGYGDDLEILEPEKTRLEFKKFIGNIIQKYS, from the coding sequence GTGAAGATTGATAGATTATTTTCAATAGTACAGATGTTAGTAAATAGAAAATCAGTTACTGCAAAGGAACTTGCAGACTATTTTAATGTTTCAGTAAGAACAATTTATAGAGATATTGAAATTTTATCAGCTAATGGTATACCTATTTATGCGACTCAGGGAAAAGGTGGAGGTATATCTATTTTAGAAAATTATTCTATAGATAAGACTATTGTATCTGATGACGAGCAAAATAAGATTATTATGGCTCTTCAGAGTGTAAATGCTACAGGACAAATTGATGTTAATGATTCTCTTATAAAATTAAAAAATATTTTTAGAAAAAATGATACAGACTGGATTGAAATTGACTTTTCAGGGTGGGAGCAGAGCGAAGAAGAGAAAAATAATTTTGCATTATTAAAAGAGAGTATAATGAATTTAAAATGTGTTAGATTTTCTTATTATAACAATAAAGGAGAGGTATCTAAAAGAGTAGTTCAGCCATACAAGCTTATATTTAAAGGGAATAAATGGTATGTATATGGATTTTGTACAAATAAAAATGACTTTAGATTTTTTAAATTAACTAGAATTGAGGGATTAGAATTATTAGATGATACTTTTAAGAGAAGAATTAATATACCTATAAAGTGCGGTTATGATGTAGAACATAGCGAGTGTGTAAAAATTAAACTTAAAATAAATATAGCTTCAGCATCACGTGTTTATGATGAGTTTAGAAAAGGTATTATTAAGATTGATGGTGATTATCTTATTGTAGAATATGATATGCCCAAAAAACCATGGATTTATAGCTATCTTTTAGGATATGGTGATGATCTTGAAATTCTAGAGCCGGAAAAAACAAGGTTAGAGTTTAAAAAATTTATAGGAAATATAATACAGAAATACTCATAA
- a CDS encoding recombinase family protein: MQRKMFGYVRTTIKGKGKEEQIESIKKYCADNGFDINEREIVVDAISSDNLNRDGYKALVEYMVRSGDVIIITELDRLGRSSESIKSEWERLYENKIDIVIVDSPVLSTFNKNEEDKIKINEIIVELLGYLGDKEKKRNRIKQADGINKLKSRNNGKGIGRPKTEITKEFKVQYKLWKNKKQSAVDTYNNLGLTKATFYRLVKEFEEKR; the protein is encoded by the coding sequence ATGCAGAGAAAAATGTTTGGATATGTGAGAACAACTATAAAGGGAAAAGGTAAGGAAGAGCAGATTGAAAGTATAAAGAAATATTGTGCAGATAATGGATTTGATATAAATGAAAGGGAGATTGTTGTTGATGCAATATCTTCCGACAATTTAAATAGAGATGGTTACAAAGCCCTTGTAGAATATATGGTTAGAAGTGGTGATGTGATTATAATAACTGAATTAGATAGGCTTGGAAGAAGCTCTGAAAGTATTAAAAGTGAATGGGAAAGATTATATGAAAATAAGATTGATATAGTTATAGTAGATAGCCCTGTTCTTAGTACCTTCAATAAGAATGAAGAAGATAAGATAAAAATAAATGAAATTATTGTTGAACTTCTTGGTTATTTAGGTGATAAGGAAAAGAAGAGAAATAGAATAAAACAAGCTGATGGGATAAATAAATTAAAAAGCAGAAACAATGGTAAGGGTATAGGCAGACCTAAAACTGAAATAACAAAAGAATTTAAAGTTCAATATAAGCTTTGGAAAAATAAAAAGCAGAGTGCGGTTGATACATATAACAATTTAGGGTTAACAAAGGCTACTTTTTATAGGTTGGTAAAGGAGTTTGAAGAAAAAAGGTAA
- a CDS encoding HAD family hydrolase → MIRTIIFDMDGVLFDTEKIYDEAWKIILKERNVENIDYVLSGCRGLTSEDSEKFIDANFKGRLSGKECLNDLMDKFNEIIEKRGVPIKNGVHELLSYLKRNHYEIGLASSTHEPLVVSHLKEVGIREYFTHLTTGDMVEKGKPEPDIYLKACSKFNRKPEECIAVEDSINGVTAAIRAGMNAIMVPDIVQPTKEIEKQLYKKLNSLLEVKDFLESIN, encoded by the coding sequence ATGATTAGAACAATTATTTTTGATATGGATGGAGTGTTATTTGATACAGAAAAGATTTATGATGAAGCTTGGAAGATTATTTTAAAAGAAAGAAACGTTGAAAATATAGATTATGTTTTATCAGGATGTCGAGGACTTACATCAGAAGATAGTGAGAAATTTATAGATGCCAATTTTAAAGGAAGACTTTCAGGAAAAGAATGTTTGAACGATCTTATGGATAAATTTAATGAAATAATAGAAAAAAGAGGAGTTCCTATAAAAAATGGAGTACATGAACTGCTTTCTTATTTAAAAAGGAATCATTATGAAATTGGACTTGCTTCATCAACTCATGAGCCATTAGTTGTTAGTCATTTAAAAGAGGTTGGTATACGTGAGTATTTTACACACCTTACTACAGGGGATATGGTTGAAAAGGGAAAACCAGAACCGGACATATACCTTAAAGCGTGTAGCAAGTTTAATAGAAAGCCTGAAGAATGTATAGCTGTAGAAGATTCTATTAATGGTGTTACAGCTGCAATTAGAGCTGGAATGAATGCTATAATGGTGCCAGATATTGTTCAGCCAACAAAAGAAATAGAAAAACAACTTTATAAAAAATTGAATTCTTTGCTTGAGGTTAAAGATTTTCTTGAAAGCATTAACTAA
- a CDS encoding DUF6773 family protein codes for MKRLKNNLDEMQEQKLLKIEHNGMWFAFWGLLIAIIVQLFIGEGDTFRNIAGEWIVFMCLCIYIFIDCMRNNIWDRKLKPNLKTNFILSTIGGLVTGLIFFVKSFIQYEKLLGSIATGLILFIFTFALTMIILSISSLLYKKRVQKAEESTEKESEE; via the coding sequence ATGAAAAGATTGAAAAATAATCTTGATGAAATGCAGGAACAAAAGTTATTAAAAATTGAGCATAATGGAATGTGGTTTGCATTCTGGGGATTACTTATAGCTATTATAGTACAATTATTTATAGGAGAAGGAGATACATTTAGAAATATTGCAGGTGAGTGGATAGTTTTTATGTGTCTTTGCATATATATTTTTATTGATTGCATGAGGAATAATATATGGGATAGAAAACTAAAACCAAATTTAAAGACAAATTTTATTTTAAGCACTATAGGTGGATTAGTAACTGGATTAATATTTTTTGTAAAATCATTTATTCAGTATGAAAAACTTTTAGGATCTATTGCTACAGGGTTAATTCTATTTATTTTTACATTTGCATTAACAATGATAATACTAAGTATTTCATCATTATTATATAAGAAAAGAGTACAAAAAGCTGAAGAATCAACGGAAAAAGAGTCTGAAGAGTAA
- a CDS encoding helix-turn-helix transcriptional regulator — MGKNIAIKVARAQLDMTQKELAERVGVSRQTMNAIEKGEYNPTIKLCRSICKVLGKKLDDLFWEDDDNEKIEK; from the coding sequence ATGGGAAAAAATATTGCAATAAAAGTGGCCAGAGCCCAGCTTGATATGACACAAAAGGAACTTGCAGAAAGAGTAGGTGTTTCTCGTCAGACAATGAATGCGATAGAAAAAGGAGAATACAATCCAACTATTAAATTATGCAGATCTATATGTAAGGTATTAGGGAAAAAACTTGATGATTTATTTTGGGAGGATGATGATAATGAAAAGATTGAAAAATAA